Below is a window of Myxococcus guangdongensis DNA.
CGAGGCGACCTTGGGGATGCCGTACTTCGACGAGTAGTCCGTCAGGCCGTCCGTGGGCCACGGGCCCTCGGGCGTGGTGGGCACGACGACGCCTCCATCCGGCACCGGGTCCGTGCCGCCATCGCCACCCGCGTCGGGCACGGGGTCCGTGCCGCCATCCCCCGCGTCGGGCACGGGGTCGGTGCCGCCATCCCCCGCATCCGGAGCCCCCGCGTCATCCGGAGGAGCCTGGACGTCGCCGTCCCTTGGCCCCTTGCCGGTGCCGTCCGAGCTGTCGCAGGCCACCGCCGTCATCATCACCGCCACACCGACACACGCGCCCAACAGTCGTCGAATCACCGCTTCCTCCCGTCCCCGGTGTGGAGCAAGCGGCGTACCGGCCGTTGCGCACATCCACCGTCATGGAAAGAGGGAAGCGGGCTTCCCACCGTGGGCACTCGGGCGGCGTGACGTGGCGCCGGAAATGACCAGGCCCGCCCCCCGAAGGGAGCGGGCCCGTGGATGCTGTCACCCGCGCGACGGTGCTCGAATCAGTGCACGGCGTCGTCGACGTCCTGCTTCACGTCGTCGCCGGCCTGCTCCACCTTGTCGCCGGCCTTCTTGGCGTCCTTCTTCACCGTGTCCACGGCGCCGGAGCCGCCCGTGCCCTTCTTGGGGCTGGTGGCGCGCAGCTCCACGGCGACGGCGTCGTCACCGTCCAGCTGGAAGCGCGCGCGCACCTCGGAGCCCTCCGGAATCTCGTCGGCCCGCACCTTCTTGCCGTCCAGCATCACCACCGTCTGGGCCTTCACGTCCAGCTTGGCGTCGGGCAAATCCTTGCGCGTCAAATCCACGCTGTCGTTGTGCGCCTTCTTCACCGTGCCCTTGAGACTGAGCGCGTGCTCCTTCTTGAAGAGGTTCTCCTGCGCTTGTGCGTTGGAGGCCTCGCGGGTGGCGCCGTTGAGGCCGCGGCCCACGTCGGTGGCGTTCACGCCCGTGTCCACGCGCGTGCCCGAGCTTGGAATCTGCGTCTGCGACGGCGCCGGCGCGCTCTGGGCGAAGGCGGCGGTTCCCAGACACACGGCGAACGTGGCGATGAGCTTCTTCATATGAGCGTCCCTCTCCCTTGGGTCCGTTGGATGACTTCTGGGAGCAAGGGTGGGGAGGCTGCCTCCCTTCGCCAACCTGCCCCGCGCGGCCGGATGGGCGGCCCGTCCGGAGAGCAGCCGGGCGGGGGCGGGACGTGCTCAGTCGCCCTGGCTCAGCCGCTTCACCGTGGACAGCAGCTCGTGCAGGTCCAGGGGCTTTCGCAGGCAGCCGGCCACGTCCAGCTCGCGGGCGGCGGACTCCAGGTGCAGGTCCGCGCTGGCCACGACGACGGGGATGTCCGCCAGCGCCGTGTCATGGCGCAGGGCCTCGCGGAAGGCGAAGCCGTCCATGCGGGGCATCATCAGGTCCAACAGGATGAGGTGCGGCGGCGTGTCCTGTTGCCGCAGTTGCGCGAGCGCCTC
It encodes the following:
- a CDS encoding response regulator, coding for MQALQTLLVVDDDLDIRDALQDAFELEGYAVLLAADGLEALAQLRQQDTPPHLILLDLMMPRMDGFAFREALRHDTALADIPVVVASADLHLESAARELDVAGCLRKPLDLHELLSTVKRLSQGD